In the genome of Rhodothermus sp., one region contains:
- a CDS encoding transferrin receptor-like dimerization domain-containing protein, with protein sequence MYWSVGVFLFVLTLGASWSAPLIPETAPVQTVSPDSQLLGFTREHARLQWELEARIPALISTERMRTYHRAMTAEPHHAGTEANERTAEYLAARLREFGFDSVAFYRYEVLLPRPVERRVELIAPERYRLRLSEPPLAPDPDTRKDGVLPPFNAYSADGTVEAEVVYVNYGIPEDYRVLDSLGISVEGKIVLARYGRSWRGIKPKVAAERGALAVLLYSDPADDGYVRGDVMPEGKWRPEWGVQRGSVLDMPLYPGDPQTPGYPSKPGADRLPLSEVPNLPKIPVLPIAYGDALPILRSLKGPVAPEAWRGGLPVTYHIGPGLARVRMTVRQEWAVRPIVNVIGYLWGREEPDKIIMAGGHRDAWTFGGRDPISGAASLLESARVLAHLAREGHRPRRTIAIASWDAEEYGLIGSTEYVEEFAEQLQQQLIVYLNRESYTAGPFQAGGSHALEPFINEVTQAVPAPEGSGTIWHFWKARTTAQRLVHTSEGERIRIAALGSGSDYTAFLDHLGIPSVNLGFDSGNGIYHSRYDTHWFFTTYGDPGFRYGERLADLVARFLLRLANADILPFDYAITAETIQRYLDELEAIQSQYLQEPIDLQTVRRAAQVLEATAIAFRAERDRILQLPARKLEAHRSTLATINEHLRRAEQGFLHPEGLPGRPWFRHTLYAPGFYTGYGVKTLPGIREAIEAGNAAEAQAMAHATAAALERVRRHLVAALAAAATIH encoded by the coding sequence ATGTATTGGAGTGTTGGAGTTTTCCTGTTCGTCTTGACACTGGGCGCAAGCTGGTCGGCTCCGCTGATTCCGGAAACGGCGCCGGTTCAGACGGTTTCGCCTGATTCGCAGCTCCTTGGATTTACCCGGGAGCATGCCCGCCTCCAATGGGAGCTTGAAGCGCGCATTCCCGCCCTGATTTCGACGGAACGCATGCGTACCTATCATCGAGCGATGACGGCCGAACCCCACCATGCAGGGACCGAAGCCAATGAGCGTACGGCCGAATACCTGGCAGCACGGCTGCGCGAATTCGGCTTTGATAGCGTCGCATTCTACCGCTACGAAGTGCTGCTTCCCCGCCCTGTCGAGCGAAGGGTTGAACTCATCGCTCCAGAGCGCTACCGGCTGCGGCTGAGCGAGCCGCCCTTAGCGCCCGATCCGGACACCCGGAAGGACGGGGTGCTGCCGCCCTTCAATGCCTATTCAGCCGACGGGACCGTCGAGGCCGAAGTGGTGTATGTAAACTATGGCATTCCAGAAGATTACCGGGTACTCGACTCGCTGGGCATCAGCGTCGAAGGCAAAATTGTGCTGGCCCGCTATGGGCGAAGCTGGCGCGGCATTAAACCCAAGGTGGCGGCCGAACGCGGCGCGCTGGCCGTCCTTCTTTATTCCGATCCGGCCGACGACGGATACGTCCGGGGCGACGTGATGCCCGAGGGCAAATGGCGCCCGGAATGGGGCGTGCAGCGTGGTTCGGTCCTGGACATGCCGCTCTATCCGGGCGATCCGCAGACGCCGGGCTACCCGTCCAAGCCCGGAGCTGACCGTTTGCCCCTCTCGGAGGTACCCAATCTCCCGAAAATTCCGGTGCTCCCCATTGCTTACGGAGATGCGCTACCCATTCTGCGGAGTCTGAAAGGACCGGTAGCACCCGAAGCGTGGCGTGGTGGCCTGCCGGTCACCTACCATATCGGTCCGGGTCTGGCCCGCGTGCGGATGACGGTGCGCCAGGAGTGGGCGGTGCGCCCCATTGTCAACGTAATCGGTTACCTGTGGGGCCGGGAGGAACCGGACAAGATCATCATGGCCGGTGGCCACCGGGATGCCTGGACATTTGGGGGACGGGATCCGATCAGCGGAGCGGCATCGCTACTCGAATCGGCTCGGGTGTTAGCCCATCTGGCTCGTGAAGGTCATCGGCCGCGGCGCACCATTGCAATCGCCTCCTGGGATGCCGAGGAGTATGGTTTGATTGGCTCTACAGAATATGTGGAAGAGTTTGCCGAGCAACTCCAGCAACAGTTGATCGTCTATCTGAATCGCGAAAGCTATACCGCCGGTCCGTTTCAGGCTGGAGGCTCTCATGCACTGGAGCCTTTCATCAACGAAGTCACGCAGGCCGTACCTGCACCGGAAGGCTCCGGGACAATCTGGCATTTCTGGAAAGCCCGCACCACCGCTCAGCGCCTGGTGCACACCTCCGAGGGCGAGCGCATTCGCATCGCCGCGCTGGGTTCCGGTAGCGACTACACAGCCTTCCTGGACCACCTGGGCATTCCCTCCGTTAATCTGGGATTCGATTCCGGTAACGGGATCTATCACTCCCGCTACGACACCCACTGGTTCTTCACCACCTACGGCGATCCGGGCTTTCGCTACGGTGAGCGGCTGGCGGATCTGGTGGCCCGTTTTCTCTTACGGCTGGCCAATGCCGACATTCTTCCCTTTGACTACGCCATTACGGCCGAAACCATTCAGCGATATCTCGACGAATTGGAAGCAATCCAATCCCAATATTTGCAGGAACCGATCGACCTGCAGACTGTGCGCCGGGCGGCCCAGGTGCTGGAGGCCACGGCCATTGCCTTTCGGGCAGAGCGGGACCGGATCCTTCAGCTTCCTGCACGCAAGCTGGAGGCCCATCGTTCGACGCTGGCTACGATCAACGAGCACCTCCGCCGAGCTGAGCAGGGCTTTCTGCATCCCGAGGGGCTACCTGGCCGTCCCTGGTTCCGGCATACCCTCTATGCACCGGGATTCTACACCGGTTATGGTGTCAAGACGCTGCCAGGCATCCGCGAAGCAATCGAAGCCGGCAACGCTGCCGAAGCCCAGGCCATGGCCCACGCTACGGCTGCAGCGCT
- a CDS encoding Zn-dependent hydrolase, which yields MKPQPFLNQTKQSRRAFLRTTLAATGALGIWEPVAWACTAANIRKATLRVNAERLWAHLEQLAAFGRGPGGTSRVAYSEADRQGRAQVIAWMRAAGLEVEIDAAANILGRRPGREPERPPLVMGSHIDTVPNGGNYDGTVGSLGAIEVAQTLHEQGIELRHPLEVVIFQNEEGGLIGSRAWIGELPPEELNHISHSGKTIREGIRYLGGDPDRLDEVVRRPGDIAAYLELHIEQGPVLYEEQINIGIVEGIVGIRWWRVTWEGMANHAGTTPMDRRRDALLAAARFIQAVNRIVTSEPGRQVGTVGQIEAYPGAPNVIPGRVVCSLELRDLEDAKIQRLYAAIEAEARAIARDSGVNVQFEPVNVNKPAPTDPRVRDVIETAARRLNLSTKRMPSGAGHDAQDMARLGPTGMIFIPSVKGISHSPKEYSRPEDIANGANVLLHALLRLDEAPWVR from the coding sequence ATGAAGCCCCAGCCGTTTCTGAACCAGACGAAGCAATCCCGTCGCGCTTTTCTGCGCACAACACTGGCTGCTACCGGAGCTCTGGGGATCTGGGAGCCGGTGGCGTGGGCATGTACGGCAGCAAACATCCGGAAAGCCACGCTACGCGTAAATGCCGAACGCCTGTGGGCTCATCTGGAGCAACTGGCTGCGTTCGGACGCGGTCCGGGCGGCACCAGCCGGGTGGCCTACAGCGAAGCGGATCGTCAGGGCCGGGCCCAGGTGATTGCATGGATGCGTGCCGCAGGTCTGGAGGTCGAAATCGACGCGGCCGCCAATATTCTCGGACGTCGGCCCGGGCGTGAACCAGAGCGGCCGCCGCTGGTCATGGGCTCGCATATCGACACGGTGCCCAACGGAGGCAATTACGACGGTACGGTCGGATCGTTGGGGGCAATAGAAGTGGCACAGACGCTGCATGAGCAGGGCATCGAGCTTCGTCATCCCCTGGAGGTGGTCATTTTTCAGAATGAAGAAGGGGGGCTGATCGGGAGCCGCGCCTGGATCGGGGAGCTGCCACCCGAAGAGCTGAACCACATCAGTCACAGCGGCAAAACGATCCGTGAAGGCATTCGCTATCTGGGCGGCGATCCGGATCGGCTGGACGAAGTGGTGCGCCGGCCGGGCGACATTGCTGCGTACCTGGAGCTGCACATCGAGCAGGGGCCGGTACTCTACGAAGAGCAAATCAATATTGGGATTGTAGAGGGCATTGTGGGTATTCGCTGGTGGCGGGTCACGTGGGAAGGAATGGCGAATCATGCGGGCACGACTCCCATGGACCGACGTCGGGATGCGCTGCTGGCGGCCGCCCGGTTTATTCAGGCAGTCAATCGCATCGTTACCTCAGAGCCAGGGCGTCAGGTGGGGACGGTCGGACAGATCGAAGCCTATCCCGGCGCCCCCAATGTTATTCCGGGACGGGTGGTCTGTAGCCTGGAGTTGCGCGATCTGGAGGATGCCAAAATTCAGCGCCTGTATGCGGCCATTGAAGCGGAAGCCCGGGCCATCGCTCGCGACAGCGGGGTAAACGTCCAGTTCGAGCCGGTGAACGTCAACAAACCGGCCCCCACCGACCCGCGGGTTCGGGACGTGATCGAAACCGCTGCTCGCAGGCTGAACCTGTCCACGAAGCGTATGCCCAGTGGTGCCGGGCACGACGCGCAGGATATGGCCCGGTTGGGGCCAACCGGTATGATCTTCATTCCCAGCGTGAAGGGCATCAGCCACTCGCCGAAAGAGTACTCCCGTCCCGAAGATATTGCGAACGGAGCCAACGTGTTGCTTCACGCGCTGCTTCGACTCGACGAAGCCCCATGGGTACGTTGA
- a CDS encoding 6-bladed beta-propeller, which translates to MKGSIGVWGGIVWFLLSGCQISLDDIKGPTYQLKWGDLLAVYDSLMEDRKVVYLQQDSSKLESLLGDIEDFVVDSPRIFVVDRGWVKVYDWAGRFQQVLGVRGEGPAEYRRPHKIFKCNNHLVVYDAPIRLLFYTLQGYHFTGRIDYSFYGSLFEDQICVGDHIYVAPRGMNRKNPYHVLQFDRGGKIKAKAIFMNPRYRGYFLRGAFDGKLLAHNDQIMFTSSIYKKIYFMDYNLVLKDSISIAPASICEDWTWPEMEKESDIDASAIFDLYDRAKCLICDMQLFNGYIMITYMVHIGGSMKDFVTHIYREEGDFSLYAFDYPFVGRMYLGEGRFVELRPYGSKGFAPHLLFYRLHPENRQQWINPVDTLKQRLLSWFR; encoded by the coding sequence ATGAAGGGAAGCATTGGTGTATGGGGAGGAATCGTATGGTTTCTCCTTAGCGGATGCCAGATTTCCCTGGATGACATTAAGGGGCCGACCTACCAGCTAAAATGGGGAGATCTGCTGGCGGTCTATGATTCGCTGATGGAAGATCGTAAGGTTGTCTATTTACAGCAGGATTCTTCAAAACTGGAGAGTTTGCTGGGAGATATTGAAGATTTTGTCGTGGACTCTCCCAGGATTTTTGTGGTGGATAGGGGATGGGTAAAGGTGTATGACTGGGCAGGAAGATTTCAGCAGGTGCTCGGTGTGCGAGGGGAAGGACCGGCCGAATACCGACGTCCTCATAAAATTTTTAAATGTAATAATCACTTGGTCGTCTATGATGCACCGATTAGGCTGCTGTTTTACACCTTGCAGGGATATCACTTCACAGGTCGTATAGATTATTCATTCTATGGGAGCCTTTTTGAAGATCAGATATGCGTAGGTGATCATATTTACGTAGCACCTCGTGGTATGAACAGAAAAAATCCTTATCATGTGCTTCAGTTTGACAGAGGCGGAAAAATAAAGGCAAAGGCTATTTTCATGAATCCACGGTATCGTGGCTACTTTCTACGTGGTGCGTTTGATGGAAAATTATTAGCTCATAATGATCAAATCATGTTTACAAGTTCGATTTATAAAAAGATCTATTTTATGGATTATAATTTAGTCCTTAAAGATTCGATATCCATTGCTCCAGCCTCTATCTGTGAAGATTGGACGTGGCCTGAAATGGAAAAAGAATCGGATATAGATGCTTCAGCAATATTTGATTTGTATGATCGTGCAAAATGTTTGATTTGTGATATGCAATTATTTAATGGATATATAATGATTACTTATATGGTTCATATTGGTGGAAGCATGAAAGATTTTGTTACGCATATTTATCGAGAGGAAGGTGATTTTTCGTTATATGCGTTTGATTATCCGTTTGTGGGGCGGATGTATCTGGGCGAAGGGCGTTTTGTGGAGTTGCGGCCTTATGGGAGTAAGGGCTTTGCGCCCCACCTGCTCTTCTATCGCCTGCATCCCGAGAATCGTCAGCAGTGGATTAATCCTGTAGATACCCTGAAGCAGCGCCTTCTGAGCTGGTTCCGGTAG
- a CDS encoding tetratricopeptide repeat protein, whose protein sequence is MDTLLRRARTAHASSQFAEAARLYLAAARLLRGHPDQQAEALLEAAHALRLVGYFRRALQLYARVQALAREMGDEALWMDARVGEGMARRAMGDLEGAIACFREALAYYQEQEDPEGIGYTLWCLGGALRLTGNFKEALDCLLEALDLFADDEPTTAEGYVRCALGGLSRMQGEYEASLAYYREAERILTACEDLFGRAYAACGIANAYRMLGDVEAAHHYFAQAQQRYQQIGDRVSYAYTLWGEGTLFKVTHRLAQARERFRQALQRFRATGDDRGIAYAYTGLAELLLLEDRAPKQAQRYLEAARARAARHGYTFERLHAELLLHLSGLQPASGGLEALREAYHQCGSKWLEEEVSLPLNIP, encoded by the coding sequence GTGGATACGCTTCTGCGGCGGGCTCGCACGGCCCATGCGAGCAGTCAGTTTGCTGAGGCAGCCCGCCTGTATCTGGCTGCGGCTCGATTGCTGCGCGGTCATCCTGACCAACAGGCGGAGGCCCTGCTGGAGGCCGCCCATGCCCTGCGCCTGGTAGGATACTTTCGACGGGCGCTTCAGCTTTACGCACGAGTGCAGGCCCTCGCCCGGGAGATGGGCGACGAGGCGCTCTGGATGGATGCCCGTGTCGGGGAAGGGATGGCCCGACGCGCCATGGGAGACCTGGAAGGGGCGATCGCCTGCTTCCGGGAAGCACTGGCCTACTACCAGGAGCAGGAGGATCCGGAGGGGATCGGCTATACTTTATGGTGTCTGGGGGGCGCGTTGCGTCTGACTGGTAATTTCAAGGAAGCCCTCGATTGTCTGCTGGAGGCACTCGATCTTTTTGCGGATGATGAACCCACAACGGCCGAGGGGTATGTCCGCTGTGCCCTGGGAGGCCTGAGCCGCATGCAGGGGGAATACGAGGCTTCGCTGGCCTATTACCGGGAGGCCGAGCGTATTCTGACGGCCTGCGAGGATCTGTTCGGCCGTGCCTATGCCGCCTGTGGTATCGCCAATGCTTATCGCATGCTGGGAGATGTGGAAGCTGCACATCATTACTTTGCCCAGGCGCAACAACGCTATCAGCAGATCGGCGATCGGGTCAGCTATGCCTACACGCTCTGGGGCGAAGGAACGCTCTTCAAGGTGACTCACCGGCTGGCGCAGGCCCGCGAGCGGTTCCGACAGGCCCTGCAGCGCTTTCGTGCGACGGGAGACGATCGGGGGATCGCTTATGCCTACACGGGGCTGGCTGAACTGCTGCTGCTTGAAGACCGGGCACCGAAACAGGCGCAGCGTTACCTGGAAGCTGCCCGCGCTCGGGCTGCTCGGCATGGCTATACCTTCGAGCGACTGCATGCCGAACTGCTACTGCACCTGTCCGGATTGCAGCCGGCCAGCGGGGGGCTGGAGGCGCTTCGGGAAGCGTATCACCAATGCGGCTCGAAATGGCTCGAAGAGGAAGTTTCGCTGCCGCTGAACATTCCGTAA
- a CDS encoding glycoside hydrolase family 32 protein produces the protein MRRARWPRPLLHYAPPRGFMNDPNGLIYHQGRYHLFYQHNPHAPVWGHMSWGHAVGRSLLDWEDRPVALPEQPDYMIFSGSAVTDRANTAGFGVEALVAIYTAHYRDDREAQSLAYSLDNGQQWTFFENNPVLIDPERPHVRDPQVFWYEPGGYWVMAVARADDHQVAFYASDDLKRWELLSTFGPAGYWQEVPHWECPALIELPVAGTDRTHWLLKVDVDDGAPAGGSGAQYFTGQFDGTRFVPDDPPDRVRWVEAGPDFYAAQAFNHLPDGRHVWLGWMNNWRYANALPTHPWRGMLTVPRELALAEANGHCYLVQRPCRDCYERMQLVDALPLGQPFPLPEAGLLRLRLRTNGRGTWHCCFFTGATRGVMLGYDAVNRLLFLDRREAGQTDFASDFPGCFQVPLPSNAPDELELEILFDRYSLEVFAPEVHLVLSVLVFPAPGDNSVWVYGKGCSLVEGICWRYATARTDGAW, from the coding sequence ATGCGGCGTGCACGCTGGCCACGTCCTTTGCTCCACTACGCTCCACCACGGGGCTTTATGAACGACCCGAACGGGTTGATCTATCACCAGGGTCGGTACCATCTCTTTTATCAGCACAATCCGCATGCACCGGTGTGGGGCCACATGAGCTGGGGCCATGCCGTCGGACGTTCGCTGCTGGACTGGGAAGACCGTCCGGTCGCACTTCCCGAGCAACCCGACTATATGATCTTTTCGGGCTCGGCCGTTACCGACCGGGCCAACACGGCAGGCTTTGGCGTCGAGGCACTGGTGGCTATCTATACGGCGCACTATCGAGATGATCGCGAGGCGCAAAGCCTGGCCTACAGCCTGGACAACGGACAGCAGTGGACGTTTTTTGAAAACAACCCGGTACTGATAGATCCGGAGCGGCCTCACGTCCGTGACCCACAGGTGTTCTGGTATGAACCCGGAGGATACTGGGTGATGGCTGTAGCCCGAGCCGACGATCATCAGGTGGCCTTTTATGCATCGGACGATCTGAAGCGATGGGAGCTGCTGAGCACGTTTGGTCCGGCCGGCTACTGGCAGGAAGTCCCCCACTGGGAATGCCCGGCCCTGATCGAACTACCGGTGGCAGGCACCGATCGCACTCACTGGCTACTCAAGGTGGATGTGGATGACGGGGCGCCGGCAGGTGGTTCGGGTGCGCAGTATTTCACCGGACAGTTCGATGGCACGCGCTTCGTGCCCGATGATCCCCCGGACCGGGTACGCTGGGTAGAAGCTGGTCCCGACTTTTATGCGGCGCAGGCTTTTAATCACCTGCCCGATGGCCGCCATGTATGGCTGGGATGGATGAACAACTGGCGCTATGCAAACGCGCTGCCTACCCATCCATGGCGCGGTATGTTGACCGTTCCCCGTGAGCTGGCGCTGGCGGAGGCGAACGGTCACTGCTACCTGGTGCAACGTCCCTGCCGTGACTGCTACGAACGGATGCAGCTGGTGGACGCTCTCCCGCTCGGACAGCCGTTCCCTTTGCCCGAAGCAGGTCTGCTGCGGCTGCGACTGCGCACCAATGGTCGGGGGACGTGGCACTGCTGTTTCTTTACAGGCGCGACCCGAGGCGTGATGCTGGGCTATGATGCCGTCAATCGCCTGCTTTTTCTGGATCGCCGCGAAGCCGGACAGACCGACTTTGCCTCCGATTTTCCCGGTTGCTTTCAAGTACCGCTCCCATCCAACGCGCCGGATGAACTTGAGCTGGAAATTCTCTTCGATCGCTACAGTCTGGAGGTGTTTGCTCCTGAAGTCCACCTCGTGCTGAGTGTCCTGGTGTTTCCAGCACCCGGCGACAACAGCGTATGGGTGTACGGGAAAGGCTGTAGCCTTGTGGAAGGGATTTGCTGGCGTTACGCCACGGCCCGGACAGATGGCGCGTGGTGA
- a CDS encoding (Fe-S)-binding protein, giving the protein MTVALFVPCYIDQFYPDVARAALTLLERLGCRVVVPLAQTCCGQSLANAGFAAQARPVMAHFVQVFAPYDYIVAPSGSCVFHVRHHLEADETAAVRHLRQRTYELCQFLHDVLQVDRIPARFPYRVAVHDSCHGLCGLRLGRPSERLLPVWSLVRDLLRQVEGLELVEPSRPDECCGFGGTFAVEEAAVSVRMGQDRLDDFLRAGAEVVASTDMSCLMHLEGLARRRGIPLRFMHVAEILARRS; this is encoded by the coding sequence ATGACGGTTGCGCTTTTTGTCCCCTGCTATATTGATCAATTTTATCCGGACGTAGCGCGAGCCGCACTGACGCTACTGGAACGGCTGGGTTGTCGTGTAGTTGTGCCGCTGGCGCAGACCTGTTGTGGCCAGTCGCTGGCCAATGCAGGATTTGCCGCACAGGCGCGCCCTGTGATGGCGCACTTCGTGCAGGTGTTTGCACCGTACGACTACATCGTGGCACCGTCGGGCAGTTGCGTCTTCCACGTGCGGCACCACCTGGAAGCGGATGAGACTGCGGCCGTCCGACACCTGCGGCAGCGCACCTACGAGCTGTGCCAGTTTTTGCATGACGTGCTGCAGGTTGATCGGATTCCGGCACGTTTTCCGTACCGGGTAGCTGTGCACGATAGCTGCCATGGGCTGTGTGGGCTGAGGCTGGGCCGGCCTTCCGAACGCTTGCTACCCGTCTGGAGTCTGGTGCGGGACCTGCTGCGCCAGGTTGAAGGGCTGGAGCTGGTCGAGCCGTCCAGGCCTGACGAATGCTGTGGCTTCGGCGGGACGTTTGCCGTTGAGGAAGCGGCTGTTTCGGTACGCATGGGGCAGGACCGTCTGGACGACTTTTTGCGGGCTGGTGCTGAGGTGGTCGCCAGCACGGACATGTCCTGCCTCATGCATCTGGAAGGGCTGGCACGTCGGCGGGGGATACCGTTGCGTTTTATGCATGTGGCCGAGATTCTGGCCAGGAGGAGCTGA
- a CDS encoding lactate utilization protein B, whose amino-acid sequence MQTFFALPVVDHARRAEQFLKEGDRSGWHDALLWQVRLKRDRAAAEVPEWEELRRLASEIKAHTLAHLDRYLEQFEAQARANGLQVHWARDAATHNRMVHELLAARGVRRVVKSKSMLTEECGLNPYLEARGIEVVETDLGEYIMQLLGQPPSHIVTPAIHLRREEVAHLFHEKLGVSEHLSPEALVQVARQGLRQKFLEAEAVITGVNFAVSETGTIVICTNEGNADLGMHLAPMHIAVMGIEKLIPRLIDLGVFLRLLARSATGQPITVYTTHISRPRADQVVHVILVDNGRSQRLGMPRFWTALKCIRCGACMNTCPVYRRSGGYSYGATVPGPIGAILMPGYEPSRYRTLPYASSLCGSCREVCPVQIDIDEQLYAWRQELGARYASRLKRLATQLAGWVLRSSRRYRWAGRLLRWSLRYLPRRIVYGSWNVWGQTRELPRVPPQSFLEWYRKYMGTTID is encoded by the coding sequence ATGCAAACGTTTTTCGCATTGCCCGTTGTCGATCATGCGCGGCGGGCCGAACAGTTTCTGAAAGAGGGTGACCGGTCCGGCTGGCACGACGCCCTGCTCTGGCAGGTCCGATTGAAGCGCGATCGGGCAGCGGCCGAAGTGCCGGAGTGGGAAGAGCTCCGGCGGTTGGCTTCGGAAATCAAAGCGCATACGCTCGCCCATCTGGATCGCTACCTGGAACAGTTCGAAGCGCAGGCTCGCGCCAACGGCCTTCAGGTACACTGGGCACGCGATGCGGCCACACATAACCGGATGGTGCACGAGCTACTGGCGGCCCGTGGCGTGCGTCGTGTGGTCAAAAGTAAGTCGATGCTGACCGAGGAGTGCGGCCTGAATCCCTATCTGGAAGCCCGTGGCATTGAGGTGGTCGAAACGGACCTGGGCGAATACATCATGCAGCTACTCGGACAACCACCCAGCCACATCGTGACGCCAGCTATCCACCTGCGACGAGAAGAAGTGGCTCATCTTTTTCACGAGAAACTGGGTGTTTCGGAGCACCTGTCGCCCGAAGCGCTGGTCCAGGTAGCCCGGCAGGGACTTCGACAGAAGTTTCTGGAGGCCGAGGCGGTTATCACCGGGGTCAATTTTGCCGTGTCTGAAACAGGTACCATCGTCATCTGCACCAACGAAGGTAACGCCGATCTGGGCATGCATCTGGCACCCATGCACATTGCCGTGATGGGGATCGAAAAACTGATTCCGCGTCTGATCGATCTGGGGGTGTTTTTGCGATTGCTGGCACGTAGCGCCACCGGTCAGCCTATTACGGTCTATACAACCCACATCAGTCGGCCTCGTGCGGATCAGGTGGTACATGTGATTCTGGTTGATAATGGTAGAAGCCAGCGGCTGGGCATGCCACGTTTCTGGACGGCGCTGAAGTGCATCCGGTGCGGCGCCTGTATGAATACGTGTCCCGTCTATCGGCGGAGCGGCGGTTACAGCTATGGCGCTACGGTGCCTGGCCCCATCGGTGCCATCCTGATGCCGGGCTATGAGCCATCGCGCTATCGGACCTTGCCCTATGCCTCGTCGCTATGTGGCTCGTGTCGCGAGGTGTGCCCGGTGCAGATCGACATCGACGAGCAGCTGTACGCCTGGCGACAGGAACTTGGCGCTCGTTATGCATCCCGGTTGAAACGACTGGCGACGCAACTGGCAGGCTGGGTGTTGCGATCGTCGAGGCGCTACCGATGGGCCGGCCGGCTGCTGCGATGGAGCCTGCGCTATCTGCCACGACGGATCGTCTATGGCTCCTGGAACGTCTGGGGACAGACGCGCGAGCTACCCCGGGTGCCGCCTCAGAGTTTTCTGGAATGGTACCGGAAATACATGGGAACTACCATTGATTGA
- a CDS encoding LUD domain-containing protein produces MDDQNRTRILETIRRNRPPETPLPEIPKFAEGTSLRDRFVAKVWQAGGEVLEVPYDALEAVLRPLLPARWASTVPGLEGPLQLNTVDDPHVLADLEALVCPARLGVAENGAVWLDEAALIHRAAAFLVEHLIVVLDSSHIVVDLHEAYALLTSMWEGFGLWVAGPSKTADIEQTLVRGIHGPQRFTVVMLQRRSSRKSYR; encoded by the coding sequence ATGGATGATCAGAACCGGACACGCATTCTGGAGACCATCCGCCGCAATCGGCCACCTGAGACGCCGCTACCCGAGATTCCGAAGTTTGCAGAGGGAACCAGCCTACGGGATCGTTTTGTGGCAAAAGTCTGGCAGGCGGGTGGCGAAGTGCTTGAAGTGCCGTATGATGCTCTGGAAGCAGTGCTCCGGCCGTTACTTCCAGCGCGGTGGGCTTCGACGGTCCCTGGCCTGGAAGGGCCGCTGCAGTTAAATACTGTAGATGATCCGCATGTGCTGGCGGATTTGGAGGCGCTGGTGTGTCCGGCACGGCTGGGTGTGGCCGAAAACGGGGCCGTCTGGCTTGATGAAGCCGCGCTAATCCACCGGGCTGCTGCTTTTCTGGTTGAACATCTGATCGTCGTGCTCGATAGCAGCCATATTGTGGTCGATCTGCACGAAGCTTATGCGTTGCTGACATCCATGTGGGAGGGCTTTGGGCTCTGGGTGGCCGGTCCTTCAAAGACAGCCGACATTGAGCAGACGCTTGTCCGGGGTATTCATGGCCCGCAGCGATTTACGGTAGTGATGCTGCAGCGCCGTTCTTCGAGAAAATCATACCGGTGA
- a CDS encoding HIRAN domain-containing protein — MFTRRAFLKTLAALGLWSGARNAWQSTRSVVLLETCVAGFRYYEGPQVQHRLHAGQPLVLCRELTNPYDDRAIALYTTDGAKLGYIPRADNSVLAALLDQGASLQATITDIVCEAPPWERVRFRVTMILGA, encoded by the coding sequence ATGTTCACCCGACGTGCCTTCCTGAAGACGCTGGCGGCTCTGGGACTATGGTCAGGCGCACGTAACGCCTGGCAGTCCACCCGTTCCGTTGTGCTACTGGAGACCTGCGTAGCCGGCTTCCGCTACTATGAGGGCCCTCAGGTGCAGCACCGCCTGCACGCGGGCCAGCCGCTGGTGCTCTGCCGCGAGCTTACCAATCCCTATGACGACCGAGCCATCGCGCTTTACACCACCGATGGAGCTAAACTTGGTTACATACCGCGGGCAGACAATTCGGTGCTGGCGGCCCTCCTTGACCAGGGAGCCTCGCTACAGGCTACAATCACCGATATCGTATGTGAGGCTCCGCCCTGGGAACGTGTTCGATTTCGCGTAACGATGATTCTCGGAGCATAA